ACTGCCTACTTAAAACGAGAGAGTGGGAGCCTGGCATACAATGGATTTGTTTGCATTCGACAGCATCATTGACCGGTCACTACCATCGCAGGAGAAAGCATGGAACTCTCAAGCACCGTTGTCGCCGACGTTCTGACCCCTCTGGCAGTTTACCAACTGCAGAAGCCAGTTGAGCAACACTCTAAATCACCAGAGAAAGAAGATACCGCTAGAGGCCAAAACCTAGCTTGGAACCGAGACGACTTGATTCGCAGTCTTACGCCCTCAGTCGACCCAAAATGGAGAATCGATGGAGTTGATACCGACGGCAGACGCTTCTTCGCCTTGCCCCTATTTGCCATAGACAAGCAGCCAGTCCGAATCGATGTTTGGCTCCCACCTTTTGAGGAGTACCCCCTCGAACTTCGAAGCAACTTGAAGCCCGAGGAGGCCATATACACCCCCAGAGACCAACTTCTTTCGCTTCCCATCTCAAAGTTTCTGCTCAAGACTCTCGAAGAGTGGTCACCTACCGTACCGGGCTTTGAGCGAGACTATCTGGCGGCTCCTTTTGGCtcccgcatcatcatcgctgacatcgccgcctccaccCGAGACATGACTATTTACCTGCTGCCTGATTACGACATTGAGCAGAACATGTGCAGCGTCgaccagctcaagaaggccTGGTGTAACAAGGTGAACGAGGAGGATTGGCCCCCTACCATCGATGTGAGTGAGCTCAGCTTCAAGAAGCAGATTCACGAAGCAATCAGTCTTGTCACCTTGCCAGGACAATTGGGCGACCGGCTGGTTGTGCTCAAATCGTTGCTGAGAGACCAGCGATACATGTACAACGAGATCAAGACCCTTCTATCGCTCGGACCTCATGCCAACTTGGTGCCGAGGCCGCTTTTTCTCGTGACGAAGAAGGCAAAGTTTGGCGGCAAGAGGGGGGTTGCAGGCTTCGTGATGGAGTATTTTGAGGGCGGATCCCTCAAGGACTTGCTGCTTAGGAGCAAGGCTGAGGGAGCCGAGTTGGACATGCGGCAAAAACTCCGGTTTGCGAGGCAGTTGACAGAGGTCTTGATTCATGTCAATCAGCACCGATTCGGGTTCTATCCGGATTTGAAGCCGGACAATCTCGTCATTCGCTCCGACGGCAAGACAGAAGAGGTCATGGACCTGGTGTTGCTGGATTTGGAACagcgagggggttggttttcGTGGAGCCCCCCTGAGGTGCTGTACATTGAGTATATGGAGATTCTTGCCACATGGCTTGACTATGAACACGGTCAACAGAAGCAACGGGCTACCGAGAGGTTGCAGAACTGCCTTGGTAGCTGGGAGGCCACTAGCCAGTCAACGAGGTACAAGGACCAGGATGGTGGGTTTAGCTTTGCTTGGAAGGCCCTGTTGCAGGAAAGGCTGGAGACAAACAGCAAGAGGTTGGAAAGAGCACAAGTGTTTATGCTGGGGAAATTGTTGTGGTGTCTGTTCGAAGGTGAGGCGAGACTGAGGTGTGGCATTGACCACGAAATTCTCCAGGAAAATGATGCACAAGATGCCATTGGGTTTCCGCACTTCGACAATACACCCAAACATGTGCAGGACATGATCAGGGAATGCACAAGGGGGGCCCCAGAATGGGAGGTCGATGAGAAGAGAGGACGAAAGACTGGGTTGACCCTGAAGGGTGGTAAGTTGGTACAGACCAAAAGCATCAGTGTCGATGAAGTCACAGATACTGCGACAAGAAAAATCGCTAGAGCTTTCTGGGAACGAGAGCTGGAGCAAGCCAATGCTTTCATGGATGAGTTGCTCTCGTGCGAGCGACCGGGTATCGATGCGACAGGCTGCATCCTCCCCGAGGCAAAACGTCGGCCACTGCTTGCAGACATACTTTCGAGATTGGTCGAGTTTGAGAAAGTGTGTTTGTGACGAGTTATTTGCTTTTGAGCTGGAGCGAGTGGGGCAGATTCAGAGGTAAAGGGGTTTTCAGATTGGTGTAGGCCAGCGCAGGATTAGGTATTTCTTGAGTTCAAATCGGCTGAATATAGTTTTGCCTGCAGTATCATAAACAATAACTCGGCAATATGCGACGTGTCATTCCATCTTGATGCTTGATTACGAAGGTTTGTCTGATGGCTTCCCATCGCGATTAATTACCCCAGTAGACGCTGGTCACGTTCGCTGCCCAAGCTTGCCCTGGAGCTGTAGCACATCGAGTTCTCCCCGATGTTGTTGAGCAAGTCAAGCTAGGAACCGTTGTCCTGAGATCGCCCGTAAAGGAAACCCTGCCTTTTGTCAGCATCAATCTTGTAAACAAGCGCATCAAGACACTCACGGTCGACTAGCGTCCAGGTCACTACACTTCCAATCCGCACTGAGGGATAGACTCTGCGTGGCGGCATCATACCGGAACGCACAAGCCGTGGGTGTCAGACTCTGCTCTCCAACACTCTCCAAAACGCAAGGATACCATGCGGTTGACCCGCCCTCTGTGACAGACACCGAAACGCCGGATCTGAAAAAAGTAGACGGGTAGCCCGTGAACGCGGCTCCAGTGTTGAGCTCAACGCCGAACCTGATGCTTCCCAGGCTCGATCCTGACGCTACTATTGTTTCAAAGTCGGAGAATCTATATGATGGAGCGACAACTGATGAGATTGTGCAACTTGGGGCTGTGGGGAGAGGGTCACCAAGAGAAAATGGCGGGATTGGCTTTTCAGAAATCAGGCGGCCGGTAAACGTGGCTGGGTCACCAGCGCAATAGGTTGTCGTCTCTCCGACAGCGGAACATTCGAGTGGGAGCCGGGCAGTGCCAACACCAAAGATCTCAATGCTGTACGAAGCGTCAGCAAAGTTCAACACCCACACAGAGGAAAGCTTACGGCTGGGCAGGGTTCGCGTCATCACAGAACCACGTCTCGTTGACTGACAGGACAAAGGAGCCAGGACTAAATGTGAGGACAGTGTTGATGTTGTATTTTGGCGCTCTGGGCCGTCCAGTAGACTGAGCTGAACACTGCATAGTCGCAGGGGCAGTGCCGGTTAATGTCCCGAAGCAAGATGCACGGTAGTCGGTGATGGTATTTCTCAGTTGGATGAAGGCGTTTCCTCCTTCAATCCTTCCGGACACGTTCCGGAGATTCAGCTGAGTGGAAAAGATCTCCCACGACGGTGTTCGTGACCCGGCCGCGCAACCTTCCTTGTCGTGACCAGAAGGCCCAGGAACTGCTGATGGGCTCAGCGGGAAGGGGGAGCTGAGGACAGACTTGATCAAGAGGGGATCGGTGGACGAGGGGGCGCAAGCGTCGGTATTGCAGGTAATTGGCAGGGAACCCTCTCCTTGGGCAGCAAAGTTGAGCCTATACAACAACAGTGTCAGGACTGATCAGAAATACCAAGTGAGAGATGACGAACGGTCTTGAGGGAGTAAGATCATTGCACACCCATGTCTCGTTTATTCGCACTCGAGCTACAGCCGCCTCCAGCTGCACCGAAGCAATCAAACGAGAGCTGTCACTAGTGCAAGCTTGCCATGTTGAAGTGTTTCTTGAAACCTGACAACTCAGTTGAGCTGATGTGTTGGTGGCTCGGTTGAGTGCCTGAAATCGCACAGTCGTTCCGCTGGAATCGAAATCTTCAATGAGCCAACTGGAGACTGTGAACGAGTTTGTCGTGCAGCCAGCGGTGAGTTGAGCAATGACCAGAATATTTGGGATTGCTGGTGACAAGAGAGCGGCTAGGGCCGCAATGGAGACGATGGACGGCGCCATCTTGATATACGGGCAGTTTGCACCGACGTTCCAGAGTCCAAGTTAGACAGCTCTGTTTACATCACAAACATACTGGGAGTTCCGGTCATTTTATTATCTGCGTTGGAGAAGTGGTATCTGGACCCCCGCAGTTCTGGCCAAGAGTGGCGTTTATTGGGTTTAGATGAATATATTCCGGCTCAATCACCGTACCTGACGACAAGACCGGTAAATAACATGACGGCTGATATGCACACGCGAGAAGCGCTGTACAACCCGGATATTGGAAGATGTTGTCTCGGCTCAACAGCCTCAGCCGCCTTTCCACGTGGGATGGAATTACTTATATGTAGAACATGGAGGGATAATATCCTGGTTCTGATGACCCGGCTGGTGAGGAACAAGTCCTGGATTCATGTTGCAGGAGGATTGTGATGGTAACGCCAAGATACAGCTGTGATCAATATCTAGAttccccccaaaacccaaggCTACCTAGATGACAGCTCCACCAtatgttgctgctgcaggCCGCAAGTATCAGTCGTCTGCGATGGGGTTCAGCGGTAATATCGACGGCGGCGGAAAGAAGGCCGCAGTCCTCCACAATTACGGGCTACCCATCCTTTGAGGATTTGGCTGTACATTAATTTTGGCTAGTCTCAAACAGCCCGAAGCAATGCGTTCAGATAACGCTTTCGACCACCGAGATACTGCGCAATCCGGAAATAAGATAGGTCTCATATACCTCCATTCCGTAATCAATTCCGAAGTTATTTCCTCACACTCCAGGTCCTAGGTAAACTCAACGCACTGTCATAATGGAAGGGAGCTGACAGGGCCAAACCCTCCGCAATGAAAGTCAGTCAACTAGAATGTCGGCTTTGCTTTCAACATAAGAAAGACTCGACACCAACGCCGAGGCAATGTCTTTCCTGCCTACAGTACCCTAGTTAACTTAAATAAAGTCACCCGTCCATTATCACTCCCTTGGTAGGCATGTCTTCGCCGCAGAGACACCTATATTCCGCCAGACGCGTGTCATTCAACCGCTGGTTATTAACACTTGTGGAGTTTACTCAAGCTTGAATGCACCCTCGACAACCCTCTTATGGTAGTAGTCTGTGTAGCTAGTCCCATTCGGAGCGTGATGGCGATATGAAAAGGCATGCCACATCTCCCCCGCAGCGGCAAGCGCCTCCACCATGTGAAACCACCATTCCATGGTGGGAGATAGTTGGCCTCCTTGAGATCGAATGTACTCTTCCTTGAGCTGCTGGTACCTTTGACCCTCCTCGATTGCCTTCGACCTCAGGACTTCtttggcctcctcgacagACATTCCGTTCCACTTCTGGAGCAGGACAATCGCATTGACCAGCCTTGCGCCATTTGTTTGATGCGCAagcaactccttctcccaagAGAGGACATCATGACCGCAAACTTTCTCAACCTTCAGTGGCTCAAACACATGGTCGACAGACTTCCTCTCTTCCGCCGAAATGCGAATACCACTTCCGAAAATGGCACATTCAAACATGAAACCGATTCAACGTCAGCACCCCAAAACTGCTTACTACTGCGCCCGGAATTCTTACTTCCATCCAAGATCGCGGATACGCGCCTGGGCATATGGTTCGAGAGTTTGATAAGTATCAAAATGACTCGACACCGCAGTTTCCGCCTTCCTCCAAGAGTTGAACAAAGAGATAACCACAGGTCCCTGGACCGGATCGAGCTCGGTCAGGCGAGTAGCAACCTTGGAGAAAGCCTCTTTAAACTTGGCGCTTATTTCCTCGCGATCGCCAAGGACACGACGGCCTTCGATGTTATCATACTCGCTGTCGAACTACGAAAGATTAGCACCCCCGTACAAAGCTAACAACACTGTACTATACCTCGCTAGAGGGAGGAAGCTCGCAATCGGGACCCAACATATTAATATGCTTTTCTTCGCTGGGCAGGCTCGTCTATCTTACCGTCATAAAACATGGCGATCTCATTCAGATAGGAGAGGAGCCACAGCTTCTCCGGGGGCGCATCACAGTATGCCATTGACTGAAAGCTTCCATATGGAGTAAGTCCGCCCTTGACAATACCAATGTTGTCCTTCCCCACAAAGTCGAGGTGAAACTGGATGCAGGCGTCATCTGCAACCTGGGCATGGATACTTTT
This window of the Podospora pseudoanserina strain CBS 124.78 chromosome 3, whole genome shotgun sequence genome carries:
- a CDS encoding hypothetical protein (EggNog:ENOG503P06G), with product MRSLSFATRHGITGLPEWWKSHDLGVTCTNIMELSSTVVADVLTPLAVYQLQKPVEQHSKSPEKEDTARGQNLAWNRDDLIRSLTPSVDPKWRIDGVDTDGRRFFALPLFAIDKQPVRIDVWLPPFEEYPLELRSNLKPEEAIYTPRDQLLSLPISKFLLKTLEEWSPTVPGFERDYLAAPFGSRIIIADIAASTRDMTIYLLPDYDIEQNMCSVDQLKKAWCNKVNEEDWPPTIDVSELSFKKQIHEAISLVTLPGQLGDRLVVLKSLLRDQRYMYNEIKTLLSLGPHANLVPRPLFLVTKKAKFGGKRGVAGFVMEYFEGGSLKDLLLRSKAEGAELDMRQKLRFARQLTEVLIHVNQHRFGFYPDLKPDNLVIRSDGKTEEVMDLVLLDLEQRGGWFSWSPPEVLYIEYMEILATWLDYEHGQQKQRATERLQNCLGSWEATSQSTRYKDQDGGFSFAWKALLQERLETNSKRLERAQVFMLGKLLWCLFEGEARLRCGIDHEILQENDAQDAIGFPHFDNTPKHVQDMIRECTRGAPEWEVDEKRGRKTGLTLKGGKLVQTKSISVDEVTDTATRKIARAFWERELEQANAFMDELLSCERPGIDATGCILPEAKRRPLLADILSRLCVCDELFAFELERVGQIQR
- a CDS encoding hypothetical protein (EggNog:ENOG503PQF5); protein product: MAPSIVSIAALAALLSPAIPNILVIAQLTAGCTTNSFTVSSWLIEDFDSSGTTVRFQALNRATNTSAQLSCQVSRNTSTWQACTSDSSRLIASVQLEAAVARVRINETWVCNDLTPSRPLNFAAQGEGSLPITCNTDACAPSSTDPLLIKSVLSSPFPLSPSAVPGPSGHDKEGCAAGSRTPSWEIFSTQLNLRNVSGRIEGGNAFIQLRNTITDYRASCFGTLTGTAPATMQCSAQSTGRPRAPKYNINTVLTFSPGSFVLSVNETWFCDDANPAQPIEIFGVGTARLPLECSAVGETTTYCAGDPATFTGRLISEKPIPPFSLGDPLPTAPSCTISSVVAPSYRFSDFETIVASGSSLGSIRFGVELNTGAAFTGYPSTFFRSGVSVSVTEGGSTAWYPCVLESVGEQSLTPTACAFRYDAATQSLSLSADWKCSDLDASRPVSFTGDLRTTVPSLTCSTTSGRTRCATAPGQAWAANVTSVYWGN